The sequence below is a genomic window from Rhinopithecus roxellana isolate Shanxi Qingling chromosome 7, ASM756505v1, whole genome shotgun sequence.
AAATTACAAATGACTCCAAATGCTGTCACAGAGAATAAGAGACGCCATGAAAGCAAAGGGAGGTCTATTTGCTGTTGGGGGTCAGGAAATGGCCCCTGAAAGTCAATGATGATTGAACTGAAATCTGAAAGGGTGCTCCAGGCTGCACGaagaacctggaaaaaaaaaaaattcttggacGGGAAGGTTCATGAATGCTCCCATAATTGGAAGATCAGGATAGAAAGCTGGAGGTAGAGTGGGAAGAATTTAAGGGGAGAAGATTCCAGATAGATGCCTGAGTAAACTGAGCAGATCATAACAGCTGTTTTTCAGCCTCTTCTGAATTTGGGTCTTTATGTCAAGAACAGTGGGCAGCCATTGAAGGGtttgaaagagagaagaagatcTGATGGGTGTTTTGAGGGTGGATAAGGGATTGGACAGCAGCAGGAGGAGATATTGGGGGCCCAGTTCAATGACTGTGAGTGAAGTTGCATAAGAGAAAATGGTGATTTGAAACAGGGTGGTGGCAGAAGAGATCAAATGAGCCTCTTGAAATATTTAGGTCACATCTGAGGGCTGGATTGGAGAATGGGCAACGTGAAGGGGCTGAGGAGGACACGCAGATTCCCAGCTGATATAATTGGCTCTATGTTGGGGTCATTCACCAagacagggagaggagaggaggactAATGTATGTGTGGTGGAGGGAGAGTGTGGATGGGCACAGGAGGGAGAAGCAGAAGGTCATCACCTTCTAGCTGAGGCCTCTCTCATCTTTCCAACCAAAGTCGTGGCTTTCAAAGTTTTGACAGTGACCCACAGTGAGAAATATTTAACATAGCTTTCCTGTGGGCAGTCAGGGTGTATAGAAGTTTCTAAAACAATGCTTCCCCTTTCCAAGTGCAACCAAAGGGTATTTCCTACCTTATTTTCCgttaaaagggagaaaaaaaaatgacgtTAGCATGGGCCACGAGGCGGTAACGTCAGCGGTAAAGCCAGCAGCAACGGCAAAAGCAACGGTAGCTGTAACGGTAGCGGTAACGGTGGCGGTGGCGGAGGCGGCGACCATTGTGACGTCATACACAGCGCCCATTGTGACACCAGGGCCCTGGTGCTTTAACTAGGGCGTTGGgacctgttgcccaggcagacGGCGCTGCGGTTTCAGACTGGAGGGCGGCGGACGGCTGCTCAGCGGCCCAACTCTCTCGCAGCCCTTCTCTCCGTAAGATGTCAGCCTCTACCTCCTCGCACCGGCCCATCAAGGGGATCCTGAAAAACAAAAGCTCGTCGGGTTCCTCGGTGGCGACTTCCGGTCAGCAGTCTGGAGGGATTATTCAAGAggtgaagagaaagaaatcccAGAAGTGGGACGAATCAAGCATCCTTGCGACTCACCGCGCAACGTACAGAGATTACGATTTAATGAAGGCAAATGAGCCCGGCACTTCCTACATGAATGTGCAAGATAATGAGGAAGATTCAGTGCGCGATGTCGAAGGAGAAGATTCAGTGCGTGGTGTCGAAGGAAAGGAAGCCGTGGCCGCCACTGATGCTGCGGACCACAGCTGTGAGGTGGAGGAGCAAGAGAGCAACGAGGCCTACATGAGAAAAATCCTCCTCcagaaacaggagaaaaagcGGCAGTTCGAAATAAGAAGAAGGCTTCACTACAACGAAGAATTGAACATCAAATTAGCTAGACAATTAATGTGGAACGACCTACAAAGTGAAGACGATGAAAACGAAGAAAGGCCACAAGCCACGAATGAAGAAAAGACTGCTGCGGAAGAATCAGAGGAAGCTCCTCTAGGCGGTGGACTGCAAATCCAGTCATGCGACCCTTAGAAGACACCGGCTTCACCCTTGCAATTGTTTGTGAATATGCAACGCTTAGAAGATATCTGCTTCACCGTTGCAATTGTTTGTGAAATACAAACCTTGTTACTGTAATACACTGCTTCTTGTTTTCTGTAGCGCATGCGTCGAGTACTAAATTACTTAAATTGTAATGCAGAATTGAATGATAATCTTAGAGAGTAATAGATTAAGTGGGAAATGCCTGCTTGAtgttattgtaattatttaaCACAAATACAGATCCTgatattgcttttaattttataaaaccatATTCCTTTTATAAAACTATGGATTAATGTATGTATTCTATAGCTTTTTAATATGTTAAAGGCTTGAAAGAGGACTAATTTATATTCACTTCTAGTTGTACTAACTTTTGTAGAAAAagttttgttaaaaatgcaaaacataattGGTAAAGTAGATTATCTAGGCTGATAAATATTCAGGCTGAA
It includes:
- the PPP1R2C gene encoding protein phosphatase inhibitor 2 family member C codes for the protein MSASTSSHRPIKGILKNKSSSGSSVATSGQQSGGIIQEVKRKKSQKWDESSILATHRATYRDYDLMKANEPGTSYMNVQDNEEDSVRDVEGEDSVRGVEGKEAVAATDAADHSCEVEEQESNEAYMRKILLQKQEKKRQFEIRRRLHYNEELNIKLARQLMWNDLQSEDDENEERPQATNEEKTAAEESEEAPLGGGLQIQSCDP